Proteins encoded within one genomic window of Panacibacter microcysteis:
- the ahcY gene encoding adenosylhomocysteinase, producing the protein MSTIAQKIDLSLPYKVKDISLAEWGRKEIRLAEAEMPGLMALRAEYGPSQPLKGARVAGCLHMTIQTAVLIETLVALGAEVRWSSCNIFSTQDHAAAAIAAAGVGVFAWKGQTLEEADWCIEQTLFFGSTDKPLNMILDDGGDLTNIVFDKYPELIQHIKGLSEETTTGVHRLYERMAKGTLPIPAINVNDSVTKSKFDNKYGCKESLVDAIRRATDVMLAGKVAVVGGYGDVGKGSAASLAGAGCRVIVTEIDPICALQAAMDGFEVKKMIDAVKEADIIVTASGCRDLITEKHFRAMKDKAIVCNIGHFDIEIDVAWLNENYGETKDTVKPQVDIYTIDGKDIILLAEGRLVNLGCATGHPSFVMSNSFTNQTLAQIELWTNHASYENKVYVLPKHLDEKVARLHLAKIGVELDELSAEQSEYLGIPQEGPFKPEHYRY; encoded by the coding sequence ATGTCTACGATAGCGCAAAAAATCGACCTGAGCTTGCCTTACAAGGTGAAAGACATTAGCCTTGCCGAGTGGGGCCGCAAAGAAATCCGTTTAGCAGAAGCTGAAATGCCCGGACTTATGGCACTCCGTGCTGAGTATGGGCCATCACAGCCGTTAAAAGGTGCACGTGTTGCAGGTTGCCTGCACATGACAATTCAAACTGCCGTATTAATTGAGACGCTGGTTGCTTTAGGTGCAGAAGTACGCTGGAGTTCATGTAACATTTTTTCAACGCAGGATCATGCTGCCGCTGCTATCGCCGCTGCAGGTGTTGGTGTTTTTGCATGGAAAGGCCAGACGCTCGAAGAAGCAGATTGGTGTATTGAGCAAACATTGTTTTTTGGCAGCACAGATAAGCCGTTAAATATGATCCTGGATGACGGTGGAGATCTTACCAACATCGTTTTCGATAAATACCCCGAGCTTATTCAACACATTAAAGGTTTAAGTGAAGAAACTACAACCGGTGTACATCGTTTATACGAACGCATGGCAAAGGGTACTTTACCAATTCCTGCCATAAATGTTAATGATTCGGTTACCAAATCTAAGTTCGACAACAAGTATGGCTGTAAAGAATCATTGGTTGACGCAATACGCCGTGCAACAGATGTTATGCTTGCAGGTAAAGTTGCAGTTGTTGGCGGTTATGGTGATGTAGGCAAAGGGTCTGCGGCTTCTTTAGCCGGCGCCGGTTGCCGCGTAATTGTTACCGAAATAGACCCCATTTGTGCTTTACAGGCGGCGATGGATGGTTTCGAAGTTAAAAAAATGATTGATGCAGTTAAAGAGGCTGATATTATTGTTACTGCGTCCGGCTGCAGAGATCTGATTACCGAAAAACATTTTCGTGCCATGAAAGACAAAGCGATCGTATGTAACATCGGTCACTTTGATATCGAAATTGACGTAGCATGGTTAAATGAAAATTACGGTGAAACAAAAGATACCGTTAAACCCCAGGTTGATATTTATACCATCGATGGCAAGGATATTATTTTGCTTGCAGAAGGCAGGTTAGTAAACCTCGGTTGCGCAACAGGCCATCCTTCTTTTGTAATGAGTAATTCATTCACCAATCAAACACTTGCCCAGATTGAATTATGGACAAACCATGCTTCATACGAAAACAAAGTGTATGTATTACCAAAGCATCTTGATGAGAAGGTGGCACGCCTGCACCTTGCTAAAATTGGTGTTGAGCTGGATGAACTTTCAGCAGAACAATCAGAATACCTCGGCATTCCGCAGGAAGGTCCGTTTAAACCGGAACATTATCGCTATTAG